A region of Solibacillus isronensis DNA encodes the following proteins:
- a CDS encoding PspA/IM30 family protein, giving the protein MRNLFTKFKYSIQADLHDMFDKKVDKNPIKMLNHYIREAEKQTEETGKLLARQAQLKKELEVQLSQTIEMLEKREKQLLLAQSTEEAELIAFAQEEITAYTARKHALLSSIDAANTEYFALERKFETMKHKIKDMKVRQLQLMGKENVVRANHQMDKVLTSDNADNFDELSTYIDELSQNIERKYEVTSFEARLAQLEKEQKLIEQPK; this is encoded by the coding sequence ATGAGAAATTTATTTACAAAATTTAAATATTCAATTCAGGCGGATTTACATGATATGTTTGATAAGAAGGTCGATAAAAACCCAATTAAAATGCTGAACCACTATATTCGTGAAGCAGAAAAACAAACTGAAGAAACAGGAAAATTGCTTGCACGTCAAGCACAGCTGAAAAAAGAGCTGGAAGTCCAACTTTCACAAACAATCGAAATGCTTGAGAAGCGTGAAAAACAGCTTTTATTGGCTCAGTCAACTGAAGAAGCTGAACTGATTGCGTTTGCACAGGAAGAAATAACGGCTTACACTGCCAGAAAACATGCTCTTCTTTCAAGCATTGATGCTGCGAATACAGAATACTTTGCACTGGAACGCAAATTCGAAACGATGAAACATAAAATTAAAGATATGAAAGTGCGCCAACTACAGCTGATGGGCAAAGAAAATGTCGTGCGTGCCAACCACCAGATGGATAAAGTTCTAACTTCGGACAATGCTGATAATTTCGATGAACTATCAACGTATATTGATGAATTATCTCAAAATATCGAGCGTAAATATGAAGTAACCTCTTTTGAAGCTCGATTGGCACAGCTTGAAAAAGAACAAAAGCTCATAGAACAACCAAAATAA
- a CDS encoding lmo0954 family membrane protein encodes MKKFFLYSVAFITAIIALCLLAPVAGLLISGALLAAGLHYYTESKSTFGKVMSLVVALAGLVSALSNIPGFIGLAAIGVLFYLYKARKNEKIEFLPGKKEEEDPFTNFEREWANLNK; translated from the coding sequence ATGAAAAAGTTTTTCTTATATTCAGTGGCTTTTATCACAGCGATCATTGCACTTTGCCTGCTCGCACCGGTAGCCGGCTTATTAATCTCAGGAGCACTTCTGGCAGCAGGTCTGCACTATTACACAGAAAGTAAATCTACTTTCGGAAAAGTAATGAGCCTAGTTGTCGCTTTAGCCGGTTTAGTAAGTGCATTATCAAACATCCCAGGCTTTATCGGTTTAGCTGCAATCGGTGTATTGTTTTATCTTTATAAAGCACGTAAAAATGAAAAGATTGAATTTTTACCAGGCAAAAAAGAGGAAGAAGATCCATTTACAAACTTTGAACGCGAATGGGCAAATTTAAACAAATAG
- a CDS encoding YneF family protein, which translates to MALWLGITLIVVALIGGVAIGFYAARQYMMKYLKENPPINEQMIRVMMAQMGRKPSEKQVRQMMAQMNKFQDK; encoded by the coding sequence ATGGCTTTATGGTTAGGAATTACACTTATCGTCGTAGCTTTAATCGGGGGCGTGGCAATTGGGTTCTACGCAGCTCGTCAATATATGATGAAGTATTTAAAAGAAAACCCGCCAATTAATGAACAAATGATTCGCGTGATGATGGCACAAATGGGACGTAAACCGTCTGAAAAACAAGTGCGTCAAATGATGGCACAAATGAACAAATTCCAAGATAAATAA
- a CDS encoding S-ribosylhomocysteine lyase: MATEKTNVESFDLDHTIVVAPYVRLAGTKEGAKGDVVTKFDIRFKQPNKEHMEMPALHSLEHLMADRIRNHSDAVVDISPMGCQTGFYVSFMNYDDYEGVLAILEKTVQDVLAATSVPACNEVQCGWAASHSLEGAQQMAKEFLAKRGEWHIVFND; this comes from the coding sequence ATGGCAACAGAGAAAACGAATGTAGAGAGCTTTGATTTAGACCATACGATAGTGGTCGCACCGTATGTACGTTTAGCGGGCACAAAAGAAGGGGCGAAGGGCGATGTCGTGACAAAATTTGATATCCGCTTTAAGCAGCCGAACAAAGAGCATATGGAAATGCCGGCACTTCATTCACTGGAACATTTAATGGCAGACCGTATCCGCAATCATAGTGACGCGGTTGTCGATATCTCGCCAATGGGCTGTCAAACAGGCTTTTATGTCTCATTTATGAACTATGATGACTACGAAGGCGTGTTGGCGATTTTAGAAAAGACCGTTCAGGATGTTTTGGCGGCGACTTCTGTTCCTGCCTGCAATGAAGTTCAATGTGGTTGGGCGGCAAGCCATAGTTTAGAAGGTGCGCAACAGATGGCAAAAGAATTTTTAGCCAAGCGCGGTGAATGGCATATCGTTTTTAATGATTAA